GGCCGAGAACCATCGCCCGGACGGCGGCGCGCAGCGAGATGAAGAGCGGCAGGGCGCGCAGGCCCCGGTAATCCCGTGTCGCCGACAGATAGCGCGAGAGAATGCGCGCCGCGTCGCCGCGATGGCCCCGGAACCACAGGTCCATCAGCAGGAAGGCCAGGTCGTAGAGCACGTCGATGTCGGTCAGTGCGCGGTTGAACTCGATCGCGTCGAAGGGCGTCGGTTCCCCCTCGAACAGGCAGAGATTGCCGAGATGCAGGTCGCCGTGGCAGGCCCGCGCAAAGCCTTGCCGGGCGCGGGCTGCGAGCCAGGGGCCGAGCGCCTTCGCCGTGGCCTCTGCACCCTCGCACCAGGCGCGCGCATGGGTGTCGCCGCGCGTGGCCGGGTTCTCCAGCAGCCCCCCGGCCACGCCCGCGACGGTCTGCGAGACGGGCTGCACCTTCCCGGCCCGCGGTGCGGCGAGGTGCGCCTGCGCCACGCGGTCGGCGAGGGCGGCGAGCAGCGCGGGCGTGAGGCGGCCATCCTCCAGCACGCGGTCGAGGCGGTCGGCGTCGGTGAAGCGCACCATCTCCAGCAGCCAGTCGACGGGCGTGCCGGGGCCGTCCAGCGCAAGCCGGTCTCCCATCCGCGTGACCGGGTGCACGCCGAGATAGAGGGCGGGCGCGGTGCGGCGATTGATCTCGAACTCGCGCGCGATGGCGGCGCGGCGCTGCTCGACCGTGGTGAAGTCGGCGAAGGGGAAATGCACCGCGCGCTTCATCTTCCAGGCGCGGGTGGGGGTGAGGAAGACGTGGGAGAGGTGGGTGTCGATCCGCGTGACCGCCGCGCCCGGAAAGGCGGCGGTTTCGAGGAAACGGACGGTCTCAGCCTGCTCCGCGGCCGTCATGGTGGATGCTCCCCGCCTTTCCTGGCGCTGCCTTCAGGCCCTCATTGTGCGGGCCGGGCGGGGTGGGTCAATGCACGAACGCCGCCGCGGGGGCGAACCCCGGCGCGGCGGCGCGTGACTGCGCTGAGCGGGGGGTGGGGGCGGTCAGCGCAGCAGAAGCATCTCGACCACCCGGTGCGTCGCCCGGTGCACCAGGAAGATGTCGTCGGTTGCCCGTGCGTAGAAGTGGCCGGGCGGCGGGGCGGGCAGCCGGTAGCGGCGCCAGTCCGACAGCGTCACGAGCCCGGCGATGCGCGGCAGGCGATGGCCGACCCATTGGCCGTATCGCGGGTGACGCTGCCAGCGGTGCTGGTTCTGCGTGTCCGTTCCCCACCATGCGCGGCGGTCGTCGCGCCAGCGCCCGTCTCTCCAGTCGGGCCGCCAACGGTCGTCTCTCCAGTCGGAGCGCCGATCACGCCAATCGTCGCGCCAATCGCCGCGCCAGTCGCGCCACGCCTCGCGGCGGTCCTGCAGGCGCTCGCGGCGTTCCTCGCGCCACTCCTTGCGCGCTTCCCGGCGGTCCTCGCGGCGCTCCTTGATGCGCTCGCGGCGTTCCTCCCGCCAGTCCTTGCGGGCCTCGCGGCGGCCCTCCCGCCAGTCCTTGCGGGCCTCGCGGCGGCCCTCGCGCCAGTCGCGTCCGTCGGCAAGCTGCACGGCGGCGCTGGCGTGTGGAATTGCATCGGTGCGCTGGAAGGCGCCCGCCATCGCCGGCGCACCCAGCGCGCCAAGGGCGAAGATCGTCGCCATGAGGGTGGCTCTCGTCGTGTTCCGCATGGATCTGGTCCTCCCGTTGCCGGCGGGGCAGCAGGCGGGCGGTCTAGGCTCCCGTGCGCTGTCCCATGATCCGTTAACGCTCGGGAAGGGCCGATCCCGTCGCGGGAAATTTCATGCAGCGGGCGGCTTCGCGGTCTCGCGGCGCGGGGCGGCAAGGGTGGTGTGCGCCAGTTCCGGGTTGAGCGCGGCCAGCGCGTCGTACTGCGTCAGGAACACGCGGCCCGACAATTCGTCGAGGAAATGCGCGCGCTTCAGCCGGTCCATCACCGGCCCCTTCACCTCCGTCAGGTGCAGGGTGACACCGGAATCCTTCAGCCGGTGATTGATCGCCTCCAGGCTTTCCAGCGCGGAGGCGTCGATGAAGTTCACCGCCGGGCACATCAGCACCACGTGCCGGATGCGCGCGTCGGCGGCCACCGCATCGTAGATCCTGTCCTCCAGAAAGCGCGCGTTCGGGAAATAGAGGCTCTCGTCCACGCGGATCGAGAAGACCTCCGGATCGGTGACCACCTCGTGGCGGTCGATATTGCGGAAATGCTCGGTCCCCGGAACCTGGCCCACGACCGCGCAATGGGGACGCGAGGTGCGGAACAGGTGAAAGGCGATGGAGAGGCCCACGCCCGCGATGATGCCCAACTCCACCCCGAAGCCGAGTGTGATCAGAATGGTCGCGGCCTGGGCCGCGAAATCGCTGGGCGAATAGGCCCAGGTGCGCTTCAGCGCACCGAGGTCGACGAGGCTCAGCACTGCGACGATGATGGTGGCGGCCAGCGTCGCCTTGGGCAGGAAGAACAGGAGCGGCGTCAGCAGAAGCGTCGCAAGCCCGATGCCGATGGCGGTCAGGATGCCGGCGGCGGGCGTCTCGGCACCTGCGTCGAAGTTCACGACCGAGCGCGCGAAGCCGCCGGTGACCGGGTAGCCGCCCGTCAGGCCCGCGCCGATGTTCGCCGCGCCGAGGCCGATAAGCTCCTGATCCGGGACGATGCGCTGGCGCTTCTTGGCGGCGAGCGTCTGCGCCACCGACACGGATTCGACGAAGCCGACGATGGAGATGAGCAGGGCGGAAAGCGCGAGCGAGCCCCACAGGTCGAGCTCGAAGGTGGGCAGGGTCAGCGGCGGCAGGCCCTGCGGAATGTCGCCGACGATGGCAACGCCCTTCTCGTGCAGGCCGAGGCCGAAGGTCGCGAGCGTCGTGACGGCTACGGCGGCGACGGGACCGGCCTTGGCGCACACGTCGGCCAGGCGCGGGCGCATGCCCCATCCGGCCAGCAGGGGCTTCAGCGACTTGCGCACCCAGAACAGGAAGGCGGTCGAGGCCGCACCGATCGCCAGCGTCGGCAGGCTCACGTCCGGAAGCGCCTGCACGAGAGACAGGCCAAGCTCGTAGAGATTATGGCCCGAGGCGTCGACGCCGAGGACATGCTTCAGCTGGCTGGTCGCGATGAGGATGCCGGAGGCCGTGATGAAGCCCGAAATGACCGGGTGGCTGAGGAAGTTCGCAAGGAAGCCCAGCCGCAACAGGCCCATCGCCAGCAGCATCAGGCCCGAAAGGAGCGCAAGGACGAGTGCGGCGGTGTAATATTCCGGCGTGCCCACGGCGGCGAACTGGCCCACGGCGGCGGCGGTCATCAGCGAGACGACGGCGACCGGCCCGACCGCCAGCGCACGAGAGGTTCCGAAGATGCCGTAGAGGACGAGTGGCGCGATGGAGGCGTAGAGCCCGACCTCGGGCGGAAGGCCCGCCAGCAGCGCATAGGCCAGCGACTGCGGGATCAGCATGATCGTCACGATGACCGCGGCGATCAGGTCGTTGGCCAGGGTCTCGCGCCCGTAGCCCGCGCCCCAGTCGAGGATCGGAAAATAACGCTTCAGCATCGCTTCCGCTGCCCCCCGCGTGCCCATCAGACGGCGTTGAGCGGGATCTTCAGATAGACGATGCCGTTATCCTCCGCCGGTGGCATGCGGCCCGCGCGCATGTTCACCTGGATCGAGGGCAGGATCAGGCGGGGCATGTCGAGGGTCTGGTCCCGCTCGGTCCGCATCTTCACGAACTCCTCGCGCGTCTTGCCGCCGATGTGGATGTTGTTGGCCTTCTGCTCGGCAACCGTGGTTTCCCAGGCGTATTCGTCGCGGCCCGGCGCCTTGTAATCGTGGCACATGAAGAGGCGGGTGTCGTCCGGCAGGTTCAGCACCTCCTGGATGGAGTCCCACAGCGTCTCCGCCGAGCCGCCGGGGAAGTCGCAGCGCGCGGTGCCGAAATCCGGCATGAACATGGTGTCGCCGACGAAGCCCGCGTCGCCGATCACATAGGTGAGGCAGGCCGGCGTATGCCCGGGCGTGTGCATCACACGCCCTTCGAGCCCGCCGATCCGGAAGGAGTCGCCGTCCCGGAACAGCCGGTCGAACTGGCTGCCGTCGCGCTCGAACGCGGTCCCGGCGTTGAACAGCTTGCCGAACACGTCCTGCACGACTGTGATGTTGGCGCCGATGCCGATCTTGCCGCCCAGCTTCTCCTGCAGATAGGGGGCCGCGGAGAGGTGATCTGCGTGCACGTGCGTCTCCAGCAGCCACGCGACCGACAGGCCGTGGCTGCGCACATGCTCGATCACCCGGTCGGCGGACGCCGTCTCGGTCCGGCCCGAGTTGGGGTGATAGTCGAGCACGGAATCGACGATCGCGCAGGCGGTGCTGCCCGGGTCCTTAACGACATAGGACACGGTGAAGGTCTCTTCGTCGAAGAACGCGGTCACTTCGGGTTTCATGGCGGGGTTCATCGTGGCCCTTTCCCGGTTCGGTCCGTCATATTAGCTAGCGCTGATATATTAGGCCTGGCGGCGAAATACAACAGGCCGGTGTGATTGAAGTATGGCCCGGATCGGGACGCACGACAGCCCTTCTGTGACATGGGCCGATCCGGCGGCACGACCGGGCGGGCCGGGGGGCCGTCGGAAAATCAAAGGCTTGCGGCGGCAAGGCGCGGATTGCGGCAGATTGGCCCGCATCTTGCGGACATGGGTTCGTCAGTTCGTTGCGTCTCTCGATGGTTTCGCAGGGCAGCTCACCCCTTTCCGCTTGCGATGCGCGGGTGGGGGATGCAACGAGGGCGAAAGAAGATGGACCGGATCCGCACAGTGTTCGGAAAGCGCACGACACCCCCCCGGAAAGAGATGGCGCAGCCGTCAGCGGCTTCGCCGCGCGAGGCGCAGGAAAGGCTCTACCGGCGCCAGCGGGCGTACAAGGGGGCCGAGATCCATTACGACAAGGGGCTGATGTCCTGTCCGTGCCGCGTGATCGACATTTCTGACGCGGGTGCGCGCCTCACGTTCGCAAACGACCTGGCGCTGCCCCATGCCTTCACGCTCACGATCGCGCTGGACGGCGTCGAGGTCGATTGCGCGATGGCCTGGTACGACCGGCGCCAGATGGGGGTGAAGTTCGTCTCGCCCATGCGCAAGGTCAGCCCCCGGCGCGCCCAGAGCGTGCAGTCCTCCGACGCCCGGCGCGGTCCGCGGTTGCGCTCGATCGTTCCGGTGACGCCTGCCGAGGAGCCGCCCGCACAAGCGCCGAAGGGGCTCGTTGCCTCCCTTCCCGAGGTGAGCGCGGCACTGGCCGCCAACATCATCCGTTTTCCGGGCGCGAAGCGGCGCCAGTAGAGCGGCGTTCGTCGCTTTCGAGGCGCCCGTCGACGAGGTGGAGGCGCCGGTCCATGCGGTCGGCGAGGCCGATGTCGTGGGTCACGGCGAGCACGGTCTTGCCCCGCACATGGACAAGCTCGTCGAGGATCTGGAACACCTGCTCGGAGCTTTTGGAATCGAGGCTGCCGGTCGGTTCGTCGGCGAGCACGATGGGCGGATCGTTGGCGAGCGCGCGGGCGACCGCGACGCGCTGGCGCTGGCCGCCGGACAGCTGGTCGGGCCGCTTGTCGACGTGGCCGACGAGGCCGAGGCTCTCCAGAAGCTCGCCTGCACGCGCGCGCATCTGGCGCCGGGAGAGACGCCCGAGGCGGCGCATGGGGATCTCCACGTTCTCGCGCACCGTGAACTCCGGCAGCAGGAAGTGGAACTGGAAGACGAAGCCCAGGGTCGAGAGGCGCAGCGCCGCGCGGGCGTCCTCGGACAGGGTGGAGACGTCCTCGCCCGCGATCCGCAAGGAACCGGACGAGGGCCGGTCCAGCAGCCCGAGCAGATAGAGCAGCGAGGACTTGCCGGACCCCGACGGCCCGGTGATCGCCACGAACTCCCGTGCGGCGACGGTGACGGAGATGTCCTTGACCAGCGTCACGGGCACGACGGCGGGCAGGATGCGGGTGAGGTGCTCCGCCTCGAT
This is a stretch of genomic DNA from Futiania mangrovi. It encodes these proteins:
- a CDS encoding ABC transporter ATP-binding protein, which produces MSALIEAEHLTRILPAVVPVTLVKDISVTVAAREFVAITGPSGSGKSSLLYLLGLLDRPSSGSLRIAGEDVSTLSEDARAALRLSTLGFVFQFHFLLPEFTVRENVEIPMRRLGRLSRRQMRARAGELLESLGLVGHVDKRPDQLSGGQRQRVAVARALANDPPIVLADEPTGSLDSKSSEQVFQILDELVHVRGKTVLAVTHDIGLADRMDRRLHLVDGRLESDERRSTGAASRPENG
- a CDS encoding RcnB family protein, which codes for MRNTTRATLMATIFALGALGAPAMAGAFQRTDAIPHASAAVQLADGRDWREGRREARKDWREGRREARKDWREERRERIKERREDRREARKEWREERRERLQDRREAWRDWRGDWRDDWRDRRSDWRDDRWRPDWRDGRWRDDRRAWWGTDTQNQHRWQRHPRYGQWVGHRLPRIAGLVTLSDWRRYRLPAPPPGHFYARATDDIFLVHRATHRVVEMLLLR
- a CDS encoding bifunctional aminoglycoside phosphotransferase/ATP-binding protein, coding for MTAAEQAETVRFLETAAFPGAAVTRIDTHLSHVFLTPTRAWKMKRAVHFPFADFTTVEQRRAAIAREFEINRRTAPALYLGVHPVTRMGDRLALDGPGTPVDWLLEMVRFTDADRLDRVLEDGRLTPALLAALADRVAQAHLAAPRAGKVQPVSQTVAGVAGGLLENPATRGDTHARAWCEGAEATAKALGPWLAARARQGFARACHGDLHLGNLCLFEGEPTPFDAIEFNRALTDIDVLYDLAFLLMDLWFRGHRGDAARILSRYLSATRDYRGLRALPLFISLRAAVRAMVLGLGDSPKEEEAHAYARFAADVLAAPATPRLFAVGGLSGTGKSTLAATLAPHAGGVPGAVVISSDVTRKRLWGVAPETRLPPEAYAETVSDAVRARMMQDAARALAAGHPAILDATFLRPSWRDAAAAVATRAGVPFAPLWLEAAGDTLRTRIAARTGDASDATVTVLERQMETGEPPANWPHLDAGAQPDTRLAAACAAAGLRVPAA
- a CDS encoding PilZ domain-containing protein — encoded protein: MDRIRTVFGKRTTPPRKEMAQPSAASPREAQERLYRRQRAYKGAEIHYDKGLMSCPCRVIDISDAGARLTFANDLALPHAFTLTIALDGVEVDCAMAWYDRRQMGVKFVSPMRKVSPRRAQSVQSSDARRGPRLRSIVPVTPAEEPPAQAPKGLVASLPEVSAALAANIIRFPGAKRRQ
- a CDS encoding MBL fold metallo-hydrolase; protein product: MKPEVTAFFDEETFTVSYVVKDPGSTACAIVDSVLDYHPNSGRTETASADRVIEHVRSHGLSVAWLLETHVHADHLSAAPYLQEKLGGKIGIGANITVVQDVFGKLFNAGTAFERDGSQFDRLFRDGDSFRIGGLEGRVMHTPGHTPACLTYVIGDAGFVGDTMFMPDFGTARCDFPGGSAETLWDSIQEVLNLPDDTRLFMCHDYKAPGRDEYAWETTVAEQKANNIHIGGKTREEFVKMRTERDQTLDMPRLILPSIQVNMRAGRMPPAEDNGIVYLKIPLNAV
- a CDS encoding SulP family inorganic anion transporter; the protein is MLKRYFPILDWGAGYGRETLANDLIAAVIVTIMLIPQSLAYALLAGLPPEVGLYASIAPLVLYGIFGTSRALAVGPVAVVSLMTAAAVGQFAAVGTPEYYTAALVLALLSGLMLLAMGLLRLGFLANFLSHPVISGFITASGILIATSQLKHVLGVDASGHNLYELGLSLVQALPDVSLPTLAIGAASTAFLFWVRKSLKPLLAGWGMRPRLADVCAKAGPVAAVAVTTLATFGLGLHEKGVAIVGDIPQGLPPLTLPTFELDLWGSLALSALLISIVGFVESVSVAQTLAAKKRQRIVPDQELIGLGAANIGAGLTGGYPVTGGFARSVVNFDAGAETPAAGILTAIGIGLATLLLTPLLFFLPKATLAATIIVAVLSLVDLGALKRTWAYSPSDFAAQAATILITLGFGVELGIIAGVGLSIAFHLFRTSRPHCAVVGQVPGTEHFRNIDRHEVVTDPEVFSIRVDESLYFPNARFLEDRIYDAVAADARIRHVVLMCPAVNFIDASALESLEAINHRLKDSGVTLHLTEVKGPVMDRLKRAHFLDELSGRVFLTQYDALAALNPELAHTTLAAPRRETAKPPAA